In the genome of Myxococcus stipitatus, one region contains:
- a CDS encoding PilZ domain-containing protein, whose translation MQADTRDGTRGRESVLGYRVGTELTAVASFGNSDTPGRLVQLSLEHLTLHLDSDAMPRPGQAASVVLGQGERWATSLDAEVMEVRGGRPEVSLRFVSPPLDAGRRIVTVLEALRDNGLLLPPETRPVWKERIDRKDRVARICEALVGRQARGVARTAQGVKVNVTAVYFDPMGARMGWRFDGPVPSGPFVVEAFGYSSVVHLEARDAHEEGGRVMVSLPSEVVRYRHRWLRRAPPSSPCTLSFNHPMWPQVHVRRPVLDLSYEGLAFMTEPGEDLLYPGLRQPVLEVAMDGMPPVRLRAEVRNISSTAAGRRCGMSVRPLDAEGARAWRALVEAQMHPSTRVEGDWGDATWKLFQGSGYFGLPGKSAEDFVEERPWFDATQERLEGRTRLGYRVVRPAGESLEATLSVVKPYEGTWMAHQLARQHVPGQRSSAREALRDIYLRGYEPTQVDPDVKWFIAFCEANVRWVRFTKFDFASWYEHTGQACLTPFRLMEAEVDREWDVPEDVEVGPPTDAERERFFQEIERTRPVAYREALDLVPERFDLSRARMKWGEAGLGRERELRVARVQGRAVAMAVLESAQPGVNLFNVLDGVRMVSLGDDSQPEAQRALLALLAHAADWYRARGRRVFVHYVEGECVEYVERAALADLGEGKLWVISSALLPEFLEHLCEATTPRPAA comes from the coding sequence TCTCGTTGGAGCACCTGACGCTCCACCTGGACTCGGACGCGATGCCGCGTCCAGGACAGGCTGCGTCCGTGGTGCTGGGACAAGGTGAGCGCTGGGCCACGTCCCTGGACGCGGAGGTGATGGAGGTGCGCGGTGGGCGACCGGAGGTCAGCCTGCGCTTCGTCTCGCCTCCGCTGGACGCGGGCCGCCGCATCGTCACCGTGCTGGAGGCGCTGCGCGACAACGGCCTGCTGCTGCCGCCGGAGACGCGGCCGGTGTGGAAGGAGCGCATCGACCGCAAGGACCGCGTCGCTCGCATCTGCGAGGCGCTGGTGGGTCGTCAGGCGCGCGGCGTGGCGCGCACGGCGCAAGGCGTGAAGGTCAACGTGACGGCCGTCTACTTCGACCCGATGGGCGCTCGCATGGGCTGGCGCTTCGACGGGCCGGTGCCGTCGGGCCCGTTCGTGGTGGAGGCCTTCGGCTACAGCAGCGTGGTGCACCTGGAGGCGCGCGACGCGCACGAGGAGGGCGGCCGGGTGATGGTCTCCCTGCCCTCGGAGGTGGTGCGCTACCGCCACCGCTGGCTGCGCCGCGCGCCGCCCAGCAGCCCGTGCACGCTGTCCTTCAACCACCCCATGTGGCCGCAGGTCCACGTGCGCCGCCCGGTGTTGGATTTGTCCTATGAGGGCCTGGCCTTCATGACGGAGCCGGGCGAGGACCTGCTGTACCCGGGCCTGCGTCAGCCCGTGCTCGAGGTGGCCATGGACGGCATGCCACCGGTGCGACTGCGCGCGGAGGTGCGCAACATCTCCAGCACCGCGGCGGGACGCCGGTGCGGCATGTCCGTGCGTCCGCTGGACGCGGAAGGGGCCCGGGCGTGGCGCGCGCTGGTGGAGGCGCAGATGCATCCGTCCACCCGCGTGGAAGGCGACTGGGGTGATGCCACGTGGAAGCTCTTCCAGGGCTCCGGCTACTTCGGCCTGCCCGGCAAGTCGGCCGAGGACTTCGTGGAGGAGCGCCCCTGGTTCGACGCCACGCAGGAGCGGCTGGAGGGCCGCACGCGCCTGGGCTACCGGGTGGTGCGCCCCGCGGGTGAGTCGCTGGAGGCCACGCTGTCGGTGGTGAAGCCCTACGAGGGGACGTGGATGGCGCACCAGCTGGCGCGTCAGCACGTGCCCGGTCAGCGCTCCTCCGCGCGAGAGGCGCTGCGCGACATCTACCTGCGCGGCTACGAGCCCACGCAGGTGGACCCGGACGTGAAGTGGTTCATCGCCTTCTGCGAGGCGAATGTCCGCTGGGTGCGCTTCACCAAGTTCGACTTCGCGAGCTGGTACGAGCACACGGGCCAGGCGTGCCTGACGCCCTTCCGCCTGATGGAGGCGGAGGTGGACCGCGAGTGGGACGTGCCCGAGGACGTGGAGGTGGGGCCGCCCACCGACGCGGAGCGCGAGCGCTTCTTCCAGGAAATCGAGCGCACGCGCCCGGTGGCCTACCGCGAGGCGCTGGACCTGGTGCCCGAGCGCTTCGACCTGTCGCGCGCGAGGATGAAGTGGGGCGAGGCGGGCCTGGGCCGCGAGCGCGAGCTGCGCGTGGCGCGGGTGCAGGGCCGCGCGGTGGCCATGGCGGTGCTGGAGTCCGCGCAGCCGGGCGTCAACCTCTTCAACGTGCTCGACGGCGTGCGGATGGTGTCGCTGGGCGACGACTCACAGCCGGAGGCGCAGCGGGCCTTGCTGGCGCTGCTGGCCCACGCGGCGGACTGGTACCGGGCCCGAGGCCGCCGCGTGTTCGTCCACTACGTGGAAGGCGAGTGCGTGGAGTACGTGGAGCGCGCCGCCCTGGCGGACCTGGGCGAAGGCAAGCTCTGGGTCATCTCCTCCGCGCTCCTGCCGGAGTTCCTGGAGCACCTCTGCGAGGCCACCACGCCGCGCCCGGCCGCTTGA
- a CDS encoding NYN domain-containing protein — protein MNGRTNEHRIALFLDFENLVTNTGISASNFDLQPSLDRLLEKGKVVFRRAYCDWSRFSDAKIGLHRFGVELIDVPPSTRAGKNGADMRLVIDALELCYARESIDTFVIASGDSDFCPLAYKLRENGRTVIGLAVKESTSPLFVNACDEFIYLRTRQRSEKGDKEKGRHGAAEEAGHGKRARHGRESTGRGSKAESTQAAPGAGSKAPAKSDVPQIAREVVQNLLARATGPVNPSLIKETIVRKEPDFDESEYGFATFAKLLAALEQEGVLRRIQQGRQWYVVGPDADLGGGSEGKGKKPGRARVEEEDELESYPDPEEDDAL, from the coding sequence GTGAACGGTCGCACCAACGAGCATCGCATCGCGCTCTTCCTCGACTTCGAGAACCTCGTCACCAACACGGGCATCAGTGCCTCCAACTTCGACCTCCAGCCCTCGTTGGACAGGCTCCTGGAGAAGGGCAAGGTCGTCTTCCGCCGCGCGTACTGCGACTGGTCCCGCTTCAGCGACGCGAAGATTGGCCTGCACCGGTTCGGCGTGGAGCTCATCGACGTGCCCCCCTCCACGCGCGCGGGGAAGAACGGCGCGGACATGCGCCTGGTCATCGACGCGCTGGAGCTGTGCTACGCGCGAGAGAGCATCGACACCTTCGTCATCGCCTCCGGCGACAGCGACTTCTGCCCCCTGGCGTACAAGCTGCGCGAGAACGGCCGCACCGTCATCGGGCTGGCGGTGAAGGAGTCCACCTCTCCCCTGTTCGTCAACGCGTGTGACGAGTTCATCTACCTGCGCACCCGCCAGCGCTCGGAGAAGGGCGACAAGGAGAAGGGCCGCCACGGCGCCGCCGAGGAAGCGGGCCACGGCAAGCGCGCCCGCCACGGGCGGGAGTCCACCGGCCGCGGAAGCAAGGCGGAGAGCACCCAGGCCGCGCCGGGCGCGGGAAGCAAGGCGCCCGCCAAGTCGGACGTGCCGCAGATTGCCCGCGAGGTGGTGCAGAACCTGCTCGCCCGCGCGACGGGGCCGGTGAACCCCTCGCTCATCAAGGAGACCATCGTCCGCAAGGAGCCGGACTTCGACGAGAGCGAGTACGGCTTCGCCACCTTCGCCAAGCTCCTGGCCGCGCTGGAGCAGGAGGGCGTCCTGCGCCGCATCCAGCAGGGCCGCCAGTGGTACGTGGTGGGCCCCGACGCCGACCTGGGCGGCGGCAGCGAGGGCAAGGGCAAGAAGCCCGGCCGCGCCCGCGTCGAGGAGGAGGACGAGCTGGAGTCCTACCCCGACCCCGAAGAGGACGACGCCCTCTGA
- the fba gene encoding class II fructose-bisphosphate aldolase (catalyzes the reversible aldol condensation of dihydroxyacetonephosphate and glyceraldehyde 3-phosphate in the Calvin cycle, glycolysis, and/or gluconeogenesis), which translates to MPLIALRPLLDYAAANNFGVAALNVNNMEQIQAIMEAARATQSPAIIQASRGARKYTNDLFLRNLMQAAVELYPEIPIVMHQDHGNSPDTCISAIRMGFTSVMMDGSLEDDGKTPSSYEYNVAVTREVVNVAHRFGVSVEGELGVLGSLEHGMGEKEDGHGAEGKLTLDQLLTDPDQAVDFVNRTGIDALAVAMGTSHGAYKFSRKPSGDVLAMSRIEEIHRKIPNCHLVMHGSSSVPKELCDIINANGGRIKETYGVPVEEIQRGIRAGVRKINVDTDNRLAITGAIRKAFTAKPEEFDPRYYLTPARAAMQAVCEERMKQFGQAGHAKKVPLVTLEQMARDYQAGKYGPEARPDTVIGAKKK; encoded by the coding sequence ATGCCGCTCATCGCCCTGCGTCCCCTGCTCGACTACGCCGCCGCCAACAACTTCGGGGTCGCCGCGCTCAACGTCAACAACATGGAGCAGATCCAGGCCATCATGGAGGCCGCTCGCGCCACCCAGAGCCCGGCCATCATCCAGGCCTCGCGCGGGGCGCGGAAGTACACCAATGACCTGTTCCTGCGGAACCTGATGCAGGCGGCGGTGGAGCTCTATCCGGAGATTCCCATCGTCATGCACCAGGACCACGGCAACTCGCCGGACACCTGTATCAGCGCCATCCGCATGGGCTTCACCAGCGTGATGATGGACGGCTCGCTCGAGGACGACGGCAAGACGCCCTCCAGCTACGAGTACAACGTCGCCGTCACCCGCGAAGTCGTGAACGTGGCCCACCGCTTCGGCGTGTCCGTGGAGGGGGAGCTGGGTGTGCTCGGCTCGCTGGAGCACGGCATGGGTGAGAAGGAGGACGGCCACGGCGCCGAGGGCAAGCTCACGCTGGACCAGCTCCTCACGGACCCGGACCAGGCGGTGGACTTCGTCAACCGCACGGGCATCGACGCGCTCGCCGTCGCCATGGGCACCAGCCACGGCGCCTACAAGTTCTCCCGCAAGCCCAGCGGCGACGTGCTCGCCATGAGCCGCATCGAGGAGATCCACCGGAAGATTCCCAACTGCCACCTGGTGATGCACGGCTCCAGCTCCGTCCCCAAGGAGCTGTGCGACATCATCAACGCCAACGGCGGTCGCATCAAGGAGACCTACGGCGTGCCGGTGGAGGAGATCCAGCGCGGCATCCGCGCGGGCGTGCGCAAGATCAACGTCGACACCGACAACCGCCTCGCCATCACCGGCGCCATCCGCAAGGCCTTCACGGCCAAGCCGGAGGAGTTCGACCCGCGCTACTACCTGACGCCCGCGCGCGCCGCGATGCAGGCCGTCTGCGAGGAGCGCATGAAGCAGTTCGGTCAGGCCGGCCACGCGAAGAAGGTGCCGCTCGTCACGCTGGAGCAGATGGCTCGCGACTACCAGGCCGGCAAGTATGGCCCCGAGGCGCGCCCCGACACCGTCATCGGCGCGAAGAAGAAGTAG
- a CDS encoding HAD family hydrolase: MKMQTVEQTLERIAREVEHTPGGVLAFDGDGTLWSGDVGDELFMAVTGHDVVKEEALPRLKAMATAHGLEEAGGASTLARRLFSAYEAGIVSQLDVCELGAWMLAGWHVDELRDFARGVVESHGLSRRIQQETHRVVEWARERDIPCYVVSASPLPVVEAAARVLGLPPENVVATTPQESGGVVLPDVVSPIPYGPGKVSCLRARTARPLYAAFGDNVFDLEMMAASRVPVAVRPKARLLERADSLPPLVQLHPVPTP, from the coding sequence ATGAAGATGCAGACCGTGGAGCAGACGCTGGAGCGCATCGCCCGGGAGGTGGAGCACACCCCCGGCGGCGTGCTGGCCTTCGACGGAGACGGCACGCTGTGGAGCGGCGACGTGGGGGACGAGCTGTTCATGGCGGTGACGGGCCATGACGTCGTCAAGGAGGAGGCCCTGCCTCGGCTCAAGGCCATGGCCACCGCGCACGGGCTGGAGGAAGCGGGCGGCGCCAGCACCCTGGCCCGCAGGCTCTTCTCCGCCTACGAGGCCGGCATCGTCTCCCAGCTCGACGTGTGCGAGCTGGGCGCGTGGATGCTCGCGGGCTGGCACGTGGACGAGCTGCGGGACTTCGCCCGAGGCGTCGTGGAGTCCCACGGCCTGTCCCGCCGCATCCAGCAGGAGACGCACCGCGTGGTGGAGTGGGCCCGCGAGCGTGACATCCCCTGTTACGTGGTGAGCGCCTCCCCCCTCCCCGTGGTGGAGGCCGCCGCGCGGGTGCTGGGCCTTCCACCGGAGAACGTGGTGGCCACCACTCCCCAGGAGTCGGGCGGCGTGGTGCTCCCCGACGTCGTCTCACCCATCCCCTACGGGCCGGGAAAGGTGAGCTGTCTGAGGGCTCGCACCGCGCGTCCGCTGTATGCGGCCTTCGGTGACAATGTCTTTGATTTGGAGATGATGGCCGCCTCCCGGGTCCCCGTCGCGGTGCGTCCCAAGGCGCGCCTGCTGGAGCGGGCGGACAGCCTTCCCCCACTGGTCCAGCTGCACCCGGTCCCCACCCCCTGA